The sequence TCAGTATGCGCAGGGCGCGGGGACTGATCTGGGGATCCGACTGCGGATCCATGCAGAGGTAGCCTTTTCGTTCCCGGAACGCCCTGGTCGCCAGCGCCTGTTCGTCGAAACGGAAGCTCAGGCGGGAAAGGTCGCCGTCGAAACCCTCGCAACCGATATAGGACAGGCAGTGGAGCATCCGGTCCGTGTAGTCGACGATGTAGATGATGCCGTCCGTAAACCCATAGATCGACCGAACGCTGACGAGAATCCGGTTCAGGATCTCGTCGCGGGGCGGAGAGTGTTCGACCAGGCGCTGCACGATCCCCCTGAACTGGGCTTCCCGCCCGACGACCTGGTAGGCGATTGCCGCGTAATGGGCGAGCCAGTGCAGCATCTCAAGGTCGTGGTCGTCAAAGGCGTCCACCTCGTAGGATTCCACGCTCAGGATGCCGATACGCCGGCCCTCGAACTGGAGCTTGACCGCGATCTGGCACTTCGTCCGGCCGTCCATGGCGCGATAGTCCGGGTCGGCCGACACGTCGGGGACGCGAATCTCGGTCAAGGATGGATCGTCCCAGAGACGGCGCACGATGCTGGGTGTGGGGACGGGACTGCCCTCCGGGAAAGTGGCCTCTCCCAGCTGGGCGGCGATGACCAGGTCGCCCAGCGTCTCGTTCCAGGAGATGAAGTCGCCCCGGTCGCACCGAACCAGCGCCCGGCTGCGATAGAGGATCTCCTCGAGCATGGACGAGCGGTCGCGTGTCGTGTGGATGGCGTGCACCAGGTCGCGATTGACGGAGACCGTTCTCAGATGCTCCAGGACGATGACGATCTTGTTGGCCAGGATCCGGGCAATGTATTCGTCCGCTTCATCGAAGCCGTCTCCAGAGAGCGGACCGCCCGAACCGACCGGACCGACCGGGCTGACCGGGCCGACCGGGCCGACCGGCGACTTTTTGTTCTCCACCTTGACGAGTCCCAGGACGACGTTCTTATGGTCCTTGAGGGGAATGGCGAGGAGGGACTGCAGCTGCTTGCTGGCCAGGTACTCGCGTACGTTCCCGGAGTAGAAAGGACTTCCGGTGATCTGCGTCCCGTGCAGGCGGACGATGTCGCCCTGGTCGGCGATATGGCCGGTCATGCCGCCTTTCGGCGCGCTGTGAATCTGCAGCCGGACGGGCGGCGGGTCGTCGTGGCCGGTCAGGTCCGAGTACTGCGCCGTCAACTCCAGTTCGTGCGGCGCGTCCTCCGGAACCAGGAAGATGCCGCAGTATTCGGCGTCGAGCAGGTCGTGGACGCACCGGGTCACCGTGCGCAGCGTGGCGTGACGGTCCCGGTGAAACACGCTGCGCGACATTTCGTCACTGGCCTGGGACAGCGCGAGCAGTTGGTCAACCGGTACACTGGGTACGTTCATACGCCGCAATATCGTCCTCGTATTGCAGGGTCCAGCCGATCTCGTCCAGACCCTTCAGGATAAAGTGCCTGAGGAAGGGATCGACCTCGAATCGGTGGGACGCGCCGCGGGGCTCGGCGACGACCTGCTCCTCGAGGTCCACCGAGATGGAATAGGGGTGCTGTTCCGCCGCGTACCGGAGCATGCGGCGTACGGTATCTCCGGGCAGCACGACGGGAAGCAGTCCGTTCTTGAAGCAGTTGTTGTAGAAGATGTCCGCGAAGGACGGCGCGATGATCACGCGGAAGCCGTAGTCCTGCAGGGCCCAGGGCGCGTGCTCGCGGGAACTCCCACAGCCGAAGTTGTCCCCGGTCAACAGGATCGTGGCGTCCCGGTAGCGGTCTTCGTTGAGCACGAAACCGGGATCGGGTGAGCCGTCGCCGGTGAACCGCCAGTCGTAGAAAAGGAACTGGCCGAACCCCGTGCGCTCGATCCGTTTCAGGAACTGCTTGGGGATGATCTGGTCCGTGTCCACGTTGATCCGGTCGAGCGGGACCGCCAGGCCGGTGTGCGAGGTAAAGGGTTCCGCCATGCCAAAGCTCCGTTTCCGGTTTGCGCCGTTTTCGGTGTGCCTACCAGTCTCTCACGTCGACGAAATGGCCGGCGACGGCGGCCGCCGCGGCCATGGCCGGGCTGACCAGGTGCGTGCGTCCGTTCCTGCCCTGCCGGCCTTCGAAGTTGCGGTTCGAGGTGCTGGCGCACCGCTCGCCGGGCTGCAGGATGTCCGGGTTCATGCCCAGGCACATGCTGCAACCGGCCTCGCGCCATTCGAAGCCGGCTTCCAGGAACACCCGGTCCAGTCCCTCGGCTTCGGCCTGCCGCTTGACCGCGTGGGACCCGGGCACGACCAGGGCGGTCACCCGCGGCGATACGCGGCGGCCCTTGATGACGTCCGCGGCCGCCCGCAGGTCGCTCAGTCGGGAATTGGTGCAGCTGCCGATGAAGACGCGGTCGATCTCGATATCGGTGATCGACGTGTTGGGTTCAAGCGCCATATAGGAGAGGGCTTTTTCGGCCGCGCGCCGGTCGTTTTCGCTGTCCATCCAGGCGGGATCGGGCACGACGCCGGTCACGTCCGTCACCATGCCGGGGTTGGTTCCCCACGACACCTGGGGCACGATCTCGTCCGCCTTGAGCGCGAGCCGCTCGTCGAATTCGGCCCCGTCGTCGGTGGCCAGCGTCCGCCACTCCGCCACGGCCCGGTCGAACGCCGCGCCGTCCGGTGTGAACTCCCGCCCCGCCAGGTACTCGAAGGTCGTGTCGTCCGGCGCGATGAGGCCGGCCCGCGCACCCAGTTCGATGGACATGTTGCAGATCGTCATCCGTTCGTCCATCGAAAGACCGAGGATCGTGCTGCCCGCGTACTCGATGACCGTGCCCGTGCCCCCGGCCGTACCGGTGCGGCGGATGATGTTCAGGATGATGTCCTTGGCGGTCACCCCCTCGCTCAGTACGCCGTCCACGCGGATCTCGAAGGTCCGGGAGCGCTTCTGGAGCAGGCACTGCGTGGCCATGACGTGCTCGACCTCGCTCGTGCCGATGCCGAAGGCCAGCGCGCCGAAGGCGCCGTGGGTGGACGTGTGACTGTCGCCGCAGACCATGGTCTTGCCCGGCTGCGTGATGCCCAGTTCCGGACCGATCACGTGGACGATCCCGTTGCGGGGCGAGTCGAGGTCGTACAGGGGCACGCCGAACTCCTCGCAATTCCGGGCCAGCATGTCCACCTGCAGGCGCGCGATCTCGTCGGTCATGGGCAGGGACCGGTCGGTGGTGGGCACGTTGTGATCCATAGTGGCGTAGGTCAGGTCGGTCCGCCTCAGCTTCCGGCCCGCGGCCCGCAGCCCTTCGAAAGCCTGCGGAGAGGTCACCTCGTGGATCAGGTGGGCGTCGATGTACAGGACGGTGAGCCCGTCGGGCATCTCCCTGACGACGTGCTGGTCCCAGACCTTCTCGTACATGGTTTTGGGAGGCATTGCTCTTTCCCCGGGATTCTCCGATTCATAAACAGGCGCGGCGGCGGTCCGCCGGTCGTACATTACCGCGCGGCGGCCTGTAAAGATCGTAAATTCATACGCTTACACCCATAATAACGTCTGGCGGGTCAACGCATCCAATATAGCCTGATTGCGGCATCACGGGCAAGCGAAAAGTCCGCTTCCCGGCGGCTTCGTTTTCCCGTTGTCGGCGCCCTTCGCATGCAGGCTTCCGGGTGCGTCATCCACGGGTTTTCAGGTGCGTCATCCGCGGGTTCCGGACCCCGCCAATCCCCTTGACAGAAAGGGTCCGATTCTCTATATTTCCAAGAGTCGCAATTCGTTAAATGTAGATACCTAAACGATTGCTTGTGATGACGCTATTTTGTCACTGATATTTCAGAGTGTTAGGTGATATGCGGATAGAACAGGTGCGTCCGGACAGCATCGCGGATCATGTCGGCCTGGTCCCCGGAGACCGGTTGATCCGGATCAATCAGGCCCGGGTCAGGGATTCCCTCGACTACCGGTTCTGGTCCAGTGAAGACGTGCTGGAACTCGACATTCTCCAGGCCAATGGAAACCGGGTGCTGATCGACGTGGAGAAGGATCCGGATGAAGACCTCGGTCTGTCTCTCCACGAACCGCCCTACCAGGCCTGCGCGAACAAGTGCGTGTTCTGCTTCATCCACCAGAATCCGAAGGGCATGCGCAAGGCCGTATACTTCCAGGACGAGGACGTGCGCCTCACGTTCCTCTACGGCAACTACGTGACGCTGGCCTTCGCCTCCGACGCGTACCTCGATCGGATCATCGTGCAGCGCCTGAGTCCGATCTACGTGTCGGTCCACGCCACGGACCCGGAACTGCGACGGATGCTGCTGGGCGCGCCCAAGGCGAAGGACGTCATGCCCATCCTGCGGCGGCTGGCGGACGGCGGCATCCTGATCGAGACGCAGATCGTCCTCTGTCCCGGACTCAACGACGGCCCCGCGCTGCGAAAGACCGTGGACGACCTGGCCGAACTTTATCCTGCGGTGGAGTCGGTCTCCATCGTGCCCGTCGGCCTCACCGCGCACCGCCAGGGACTGTATCACCTCGAGCCGGTCACCGTGGACTACGCCCGGCGCATGATCGATACGGTCGGCGACTGGCAGGATGAGCTTCGCGAACGGCTCGGGCATCCGCTGGTGTATCTGTCCGACGAATGGTACCTGATGTCTTCCACGCCCTTTCCTCCGCCGTCCTTCTACGAAGACTGCCCCGTCGTGGAGAACGGCGTCGGCATGGTCACGCAGTTCGAAACCGAAATGGGCGAGCAGACGCGTTCGCTTCCCGATCGGGCGGCCGAACCGCTCCGGACGACGCTGGTCACTGCCGAACTGGCACAGAACGTGGTCCGGACGTCGCTCGTGGAACCCCTGAACCGGGTGGCACACGTGGAAGCGAAGCTGGTCGTGGCGGAGAACACGTTCTTCGGCCCGGGGATCACGGTGTCGGGACTGTTGACCGGCCGGGACATCCTCCACGCGCTGAAGGGCGTGGACGTGGGCGACCGCGTGTACCTTCCGCCGAACGTGCTGAACGACGACGGACTGCTGCTGGACGACATGAACCTCTCCGGCCTGAGCGAGCGGATCGGGGCGCCGGTGGAACTCTTCCCCGGCCACGTGCGGGATCTTCCGGGTCTAGGCGAAGCGAACGAACGGTAAGGCAAAAATGTCCCCTGTCATCGCCATCATAGGACGCCCCAACGTGGGCAAGTCGGTGCTGTTCAACCGGATGATCGGCCGTCGCGACGCCATCGTGCACGACGCCCCCGGCATCACGCGGGACCGGCACTACGCCGACGCCGACTGGTTCGGGAAGAAGTTCACCGTGGTGGACACGGGCGGCCTGGTCCCGGAATCCGACGAGCCCATGGAAGCGGCCATCGAGCAGCAGGCCCGGCTGGCCGTCAGCGAAGCCGACGTGATCCTGCTGGTCACGGACGTCCGCACGGGCATCATGCCTCTGGACCAGAAGGCGGCCGAAGTCGTCCGCCGGTCCGGCAAGCAGGTCATCGTCGTCGCGAACAAGGTGGACAGCGGCGCCCAGGAGAACCACGCCTACGAGTTCGGCGCCCTGGGATTGGGCGAACCCGTGATGATCTCCGCCCTGAAGGGACGCAACACGGGCGACCTGATGGATCTGCTGGCGGAGCGGATGCCCGAACCCGAGCTTGTCGAAGAAGAGGAAGACGGCGCGATCAAGGTGGCGATCGTGGGCAGGCCCAATGTGGGCAAATCGTCCCTGGTCAACGCCATCGTGGGCAGGGACACGGTGATCGTCTCCGACGTCCCCGGTACTACGAGGGACTCGGTGGACACGAAAATCACCCGGCAGGGCGTGAAGTACAACCTGATCGATACCGCCGGCCTCCGGCGCAGGTCCCGGATTAAAAGCGATGTCGAGTTCTACAGTCTCACCCGGACAATGCGGAGCATAGCGCGCTGCGACGTGGCGGTGCTTCTGGTGGACGCCGTGGACGGCTTGGCCACGCAGGAGCAGCGGATCGTATCGCAGGTGGACGAGGCCGGGAAGGGACTGGTCATCGCCTTCAACAAGTGGGACCTGGTGGACCGGACCGAGCATCCGACCGAGGCCTACGCCCAGACGGCCAGGGAGTACCTCCGGTTCGCCGACTACGCGCCGATCCTGTTCGTTTCGGCCGAGACCCGCCGCGGGGTGACTCAGATCATGCAGAAGACGCGCCACGTCCACGAAATGCGTTCCCTCCGGATATCTACCGGCGAGCTGAACCGCGTCGTGGAAAGCATCACGGCCTACTATCCGCCCCCGGCCGCGCCGGACGGGCGGGCGACCAGCATCCTCTACTGCACGCAGGTACAGAACGCGCCGCCCACCTTCGTGTTTTTCGTGAACCATCCGGACGCGGTCCCGGATTCGTACAGGCGGTACCTGTCGAACCGGCTCCGGGAGGCCTTCGTTTTCGAGGGTTCGCCCATACGCGTGCTGATCCGCGGACGGGAAGGGAAACGATGAGCAAGCTGTATTATTCCAGCAGCGAAGTCTCGACCATGCTCGAACTGGAGCCGTCCGTACTCCGTTTCTGGGAAGACCAGTTCGGCCAGCTTCGCATCAAGCGGAACCGCGCCGGCAAGCGGATGTACCGGGAGAAGGACATTGAGCTCATCCGCACGATCAAGCAGCTCACCCGGGACGAGGGTTACACGATCGCCGGCGCCAAGAAGAAGCTCCAGGAATCCGCGGCGAACCGAGGCGTGGAGCAGGCGGCCCGAGCCGCGGAAAGGGCGAACGCGGCCCCAGGCGCGGAGAGGGCAGCGCCCGGCCCGGCGAACGCGGCCCCAGGCGCGGAACCGGCGGCCCCCGACAAGCAGACGGCCACTGACGAGCGGACGGCCCCTCCGGCCGATACCTCCTCCCAATCCGAACTCATCCAGTGGTTGCGTTCCAACCTGATCGAGATCCGGGATTCAATGGACTAGGGTCATGCATTCCGCGTTTAGGAAACGGTCATGATCGCCTTCCCGCCCCGTACGTCGTCCCGGTTGTTGCCCGCCTTCCTGTCGAGCCTGCTGTTCTACCTCTTTTCCCTTGCATCCGATACACCAGGCGCCCGCGCGGCAGTAACCAATCCGCAGGCCATCTCCGGTCCGTCGACCGTCGACCGTCCCAGCATCCCGGGCCCAGCCATCGAAGCGGCCCTGGAGGAGCTGTACCGGCAGCTCGATGGCCGGCGTATTGGCGAAAGCCCCCTCGAAGAGATCCTCGACGATGGCGGTCCTTCCCTGGCCGAACGGTACGGAGACGCCAGGATCAGGCTGAGGGAGCGGCACGCGTTGGACAGCCTCCTCGCCCGTCCCGTAGTACGGCTGAACGTTTTCTTCGAAGAGGAAGAGCGGCTTTCGGCCGAACTGTGGGATGTCCGTTTCGTGCAACATGAGGATGGCTGGAAAGCCGAGCAGTTCGAGCCGCTGTTGGCGGCCCACCTCGGCTTCCGGTTCTCCCTGCGCGAGGACGAGGTCTACGCTTTCGACCGCCTGACGATCGAGCGGTCCGCCGGAGTATTCGAGATCGAAGACGGCCTGTTGATGCCCGGGTTCTCCGGAGATCGGATCGGGCGCGCGGTCCTCGTGGGCCCGGGGCGATTCACCTTTACGCCATCGGATCGCGTCGAGCGCCATCAGATGAACAAGTACGCCCGTACGACCGACGATGCCTACACGACGGGGTTCGACCGGATGGTGCTGATCCTGTCGCCCGATGGATATGAGCATCTGGTGGAAGGCGTGGCGCTTTCGCGCATAGGGGGCGGACGGGCATTCGACCGGGCGAAGGCCCTGCTGAACCGCGTCGACCGGGACTACCTGCTGGACATGAAACCCGCCCGGGAACGCTTCTCCCTCGCCCACACCCATGCGGATTTCCTGCAGGCGGAGATCGATCTCGCGGACTCGGACCGGTGGCTCGTCTATACGAACAGCCCCTATGAACCGGAATCGGTCAGCCTGGTCCAGAAGAGCGGTTTCCCCAGGAATCCGGATATCAGTCCGCCCGTGGTCTGGTGCCGTTTCGCTCCGGGACCGCCGGGACCGGAGGGACCGGAGGGAAATTCCGGACGCGACGCGCAGGACGAGACGGTCCGGGGTCCGCTGCTGTCCCTGGACCACTACGATATCGCGGGATCCCTTGAGCGGGGCGGCATGCGATTGCGCATGAAGACGACCGTGGAAATCACGGCCCGGGCGGACCCGCTCACCGCGGCGACTTTCACGCTGAATCCGGATCTCGACGTCTACCGCGTGGAATACGACGGCGGCGACGACGCGCTGTTCACGCGGCAGGGCACCTGGCTCACGGTCCCGTTCCGGCGGCCGGTGCCGGGGGACAGCACCACGACGCTGACCCTCTGGTACGAGGGCGACGTCTTCCGGGACCGCGGTGGCAGCGTCTTCGGCCTGTTGACCAACCAGCAGTGGCTTCCCGTTCATTCCAGCGCGGATCTGTACACTTTCGTCCTGGAACTGCACTATCCGGAAAAGCTGACCGTGGCGACGGTCGGCGCCCAAGTGGCCAGCCATGCGGAGGAGGATACGCGCGTCACACGCTGGCGGCGGACGCAGCCCGTGTCGTCGCTGGGCATGACGGTCTCCGAGAACCGTACCCGCACGGTCTCCGCGGGTGGCATCGACGTGATCCTCAGTGTGGACGAAGACCGGCGCACTGCCGAACCGAACACGGCGCGGATCCTCACGCACATCGGTCCCGCGCTGGATTTTTTCGGCGGCATCTTCGGTCCCTATCCCTATGAAAAGCTCGACGTCGTCCAGATGCCGGACAACTATGCTTTCGGAAGGGCCCTGCCGTCGATGCTGATGCTGTGGGGACTGTACTTCCAGGATGCCTTCGGCCTGGACACGAACCTGCACGCCCACATGTATACGGAAGTGCAGCACCTCTTCCGCGGGTTCCTGGCGCACGAACTCGCCCACCAGTGGTGGGGCGGCGCCCTGGTCCCGAAGACGTATCGCGACGCCTGGCTCTCGGAGGCCATGGCTACGTACGCGGCGGATCTGTACATCGAGAGCGAGACCGGTCCCGAAGCGTTCCGTGAGATGCTGAAACGGCACACGGACCAGGCGCTGTTCGCCGACCGTCACGGTGCGATCGACCTGGGCATGCGGCTCGGAGAACATTACCAGTCGGTCGTCTACGAGAAGGGCGCCCTGGTACTCCACATGCTGCGGCGCACCATCGGAGACGAGCACTTCATGAACGTGCTCTCGCGGTTCTGCCGGCAATACGCGGGTAAGCCGGTTACGACGGCTGACTTCGAGGCCGCGGTGAAAACGGAAACGGGCCGGGAGATGGGCTGGTTCTTCGACCAGTGGATCCGGGACACGGGCTATCCGGTCTACCGGGTGTATTTCACCAGCAGCGAAGGGGGCGTCGGTGCAGTGTCCGGCGGTGCGGTATCTAGCGGCCCGGGTCAGGGCGGATTAGATTCGGGCGGTGAGCGGACCGGCGTTGGGTTCACGGTGCGCGGACAGCTATTGCAGGAACAGGAGGGCCGCGTGTTCCATGCGATCGTGCCCCTGGTCATCGAGTTGGAAAACGGTGACCGGATCGTCCGGGAGATCTGGAATACCCAAAGGCGTCAGACCTTCGAGTACGCATTGCCGGACAGGGCGAAGCGCATCGACATCGCGCCGGATTTCTCGGTGTACTACAAGGCGGCCCGGTAGCGCCGGCCGCGACGCTATTCGAGCAGGGGCCTTTCCGCCCGGGCTCGGTTTGCCTCCGGCGAGTCGGGATACCGCTTGATCAGCCGCTGGTACACGAAACCGGCCTCGACGGTGCGCCCCGCGGCTTCGAGGCATTGCCCCGCCTGCCACAAAACCACCTCCAGACCCTCCACGCCCTGAAAATCGATCTCGAACCTGAGGTACAGGCGGGCGGCTTCGATGAAATCCTCCTGCGCACGGTAGCTTTCCGCAATGGCGAGACGCGCCGACCGGACGTGTGTCGAATCGGGTTCGGAAGCAAGCAGTTGCTGGAAGACCATGCGCGACAGTTCGGGCCGCCTGCCGGCCAGGAGCGCCTTCCCCAGCAGGAAGCGCGCTTCATCCTCCAGATCCGAGTCGGGATAGGCCGACAGGAGCCGGTTGCAGGCGTTCACCGCGTCGTCGTGTCGTTCCAGGGCGAACTGGATGCGGGATACCTCCAGCAGCGCGTCGTCGGCGAGGGCGTGTTCCGGGCCGTGCAGCAGGACCTTCAGGAAATACTGCTCGGCCGCCTCCCGGTCC is a genomic window of Gemmatimonadota bacterium containing:
- a CDS encoding tetratricopeptide repeat protein; translated protein: MTEKKADRSTPAILSTVCKYARPYLFRWLMCLCPFQAASQDTTVGAVPPQTPSISLEQAVALYESGRNDQAREAFLRILDDQPEEPVALYHLGRLDPDREAAEQYFLKVLLHGPEHALADDALLEVSRIQFALERHDDAVNACNRLLSAYPDSDLEDEARFLLGKALLAGRRPELSRMVFQQLLASEPDSTHVRSARLAIAESYRAQEDFIEAARLYLRFEIDFQGVEGLEVVLWQAGQCLEAAGRTVEAGFVYQRLIKRYPDSPEANRARAERPLLE
- a CDS encoding ribosome biogenesis GTPase Der, which gives rise to MSPVIAIIGRPNVGKSVLFNRMIGRRDAIVHDAPGITRDRHYADADWFGKKFTVVDTGGLVPESDEPMEAAIEQQARLAVSEADVILLVTDVRTGIMPLDQKAAEVVRRSGKQVIVVANKVDSGAQENHAYEFGALGLGEPVMISALKGRNTGDLMDLLAERMPEPELVEEEEDGAIKVAIVGRPNVGKSSLVNAIVGRDTVIVSDVPGTTRDSVDTKITRQGVKYNLIDTAGLRRRSRIKSDVEFYSLTRTMRSIARCDVAVLLVDAVDGLATQEQRIVSQVDEAGKGLVIAFNKWDLVDRTEHPTEAYAQTAREYLRFADYAPILFVSAETRRGVTQIMQKTRHVHEMRSLRISTGELNRVVESITAYYPPPAAPDGRATSILYCTQVQNAPPTFVFFVNHPDAVPDSYRRYLSNRLREAFVFEGSPIRVLIRGREGKR
- a CDS encoding DUF512 domain-containing protein, with amino-acid sequence MRIEQVRPDSIADHVGLVPGDRLIRINQARVRDSLDYRFWSSEDVLELDILQANGNRVLIDVEKDPDEDLGLSLHEPPYQACANKCVFCFIHQNPKGMRKAVYFQDEDVRLTFLYGNYVTLAFASDAYLDRIIVQRLSPIYVSVHATDPELRRMLLGAPKAKDVMPILRRLADGGILIETQIVLCPGLNDGPALRKTVDDLAELYPAVESVSIVPVGLTAHRQGLYHLEPVTVDYARRMIDTVGDWQDELRERLGHPLVYLSDEWYLMSSTPFPPPSFYEDCPVVENGVGMVTQFETEMGEQTRSLPDRAAEPLRTTLVTAELAQNVVRTSLVEPLNRVAHVEAKLVVAENTFFGPGITVSGLLTGRDILHALKGVDVGDRVYLPPNVLNDDGLLLDDMNLSGLSERIGAPVELFPGHVRDLPGLGEANER
- a CDS encoding M1 family metallopeptidase, encoding MIAFPPRTSSRLLPAFLSSLLFYLFSLASDTPGARAAVTNPQAISGPSTVDRPSIPGPAIEAALEELYRQLDGRRIGESPLEEILDDGGPSLAERYGDARIRLRERHALDSLLARPVVRLNVFFEEEERLSAELWDVRFVQHEDGWKAEQFEPLLAAHLGFRFSLREDEVYAFDRLTIERSAGVFEIEDGLLMPGFSGDRIGRAVLVGPGRFTFTPSDRVERHQMNKYARTTDDAYTTGFDRMVLILSPDGYEHLVEGVALSRIGGGRAFDRAKALLNRVDRDYLLDMKPARERFSLAHTHADFLQAEIDLADSDRWLVYTNSPYEPESVSLVQKSGFPRNPDISPPVVWCRFAPGPPGPEGPEGNSGRDAQDETVRGPLLSLDHYDIAGSLERGGMRLRMKTTVEITARADPLTAATFTLNPDLDVYRVEYDGGDDALFTRQGTWLTVPFRRPVPGDSTTTLTLWYEGDVFRDRGGSVFGLLTNQQWLPVHSSADLYTFVLELHYPEKLTVATVGAQVASHAEEDTRVTRWRRTQPVSSLGMTVSENRTRTVSAGGIDVILSVDEDRRTAEPNTARILTHIGPALDFFGGIFGPYPYEKLDVVQMPDNYAFGRALPSMLMLWGLYFQDAFGLDTNLHAHMYTEVQHLFRGFLAHELAHQWWGGALVPKTYRDAWLSEAMATYAADLYIESETGPEAFREMLKRHTDQALFADRHGAIDLGMRLGEHYQSVVYEKGALVLHMLRRTIGDEHFMNVLSRFCRQYAGKPVTTADFEAAVKTETGREMGWFFDQWIRDTGYPVYRVYFTSSEGGVGAVSGGAVSSGPGQGGLDSGGERTGVGFTVRGQLLQEQEGRVFHAIVPLVIELENGDRIVREIWNTQRRQTFEYALPDRAKRIDIAPDFSVYYKAAR
- the leuD gene encoding 3-isopropylmalate dehydratase small subunit; this encodes MAEPFTSHTGLAVPLDRINVDTDQIIPKQFLKRIERTGFGQFLFYDWRFTGDGSPDPGFVLNEDRYRDATILLTGDNFGCGSSREHAPWALQDYGFRVIIAPSFADIFYNNCFKNGLLPVVLPGDTVRRMLRYAAEQHPYSISVDLEEQVVAEPRGASHRFEVDPFLRHFILKGLDEIGWTLQYEDDIAAYERTQCTG
- a CDS encoding MerR family transcriptional regulator; translated protein: MSKLYYSSSEVSTMLELEPSVLRFWEDQFGQLRIKRNRAGKRMYREKDIELIRTIKQLTRDEGYTIAGAKKKLQESAANRGVEQAARAAERANAAPGAERAAPGPANAAPGAEPAAPDKQTATDERTAPPADTSSQSELIQWLRSNLIEIRDSMD
- the leuC gene encoding 3-isopropylmalate dehydratase large subunit, which encodes MPPKTMYEKVWDQHVVREMPDGLTVLYIDAHLIHEVTSPQAFEGLRAAGRKLRRTDLTYATMDHNVPTTDRSLPMTDEIARLQVDMLARNCEEFGVPLYDLDSPRNGIVHVIGPELGITQPGKTMVCGDSHTSTHGAFGALAFGIGTSEVEHVMATQCLLQKRSRTFEIRVDGVLSEGVTAKDIILNIIRRTGTAGGTGTVIEYAGSTILGLSMDERMTICNMSIELGARAGLIAPDDTTFEYLAGREFTPDGAAFDRAVAEWRTLATDDGAEFDERLALKADEIVPQVSWGTNPGMVTDVTGVVPDPAWMDSENDRRAAEKALSYMALEPNTSITDIEIDRVFIGSCTNSRLSDLRAAADVIKGRRVSPRVTALVVPGSHAVKRQAEAEGLDRVFLEAGFEWREAGCSMCLGMNPDILQPGERCASTSNRNFEGRQGRNGRTHLVSPAMAAAAAVAGHFVDVRDW